In one Carettochelys insculpta isolate YL-2023 chromosome 6, ASM3395843v1, whole genome shotgun sequence genomic region, the following are encoded:
- the PPM1A gene encoding protein phosphatase 1A isoform X2 gives MGAFLDKPKMEKHNAQGQGNGLRYGLSSMQGWRVEMEDAHTAVIGLPNGLDGWSFFAVYDGHAGSQVAKYCCEHLLDHITSNKDFKGSDGPPSVESVKNGIRTGFLQIDEHMRVISEKKHGADRSGSTAVGVMISPQHTYFINCGDSRGLLCRNRKVHFFTQDHKPSNPLEKERIQNAGGSVMIQRVNGSLAVSRALGDFDYKCVHGKGPTEQLVSPEPEVYEIERSEEDDQFIILACDGIWDVMGNEELCDFVRSRLEVTDDLEKVCNEIVDTCLYKGSRDNMSVILICFPNAPKVLPEAVKREAELDKYLESRVEEIIKKQGEGVPDLVHVMRTLATESIPNLPPGGELASKRSVIEAVYNRLNPYRNDDADSASTDDMW, from the exons ATGGGAGCATTTTTAGACAAGCCAAAGATGGAGAAGCATAATGCCCAAGGGCAGGGTAATGGGCTACGTTATGGGCTCAGTAGTATGCAAGGTTGGCGAGTTGAGATGGAGGACGCACATACAGCCGTTATTGGTTTGCCAAATGGACTTGATGGATGGTCATTTTTTGCTGTATATGATGGGCATGCTGGATCCCAGGTTGCCAAATACTGTTGTGAGCATTTATTAGATCACATCACAAGCAACAAGGATTTTAAAGGGTCTGATGGACCACCCTCTGTGGAAAGTGTAAAGAATGGAATCAGAACAGGTTTTCTGCAAATTGATGAGCATATGAGAGTAATATCTGAGAAGAAACATGGTGCAGATAGAAGCGGGTCAACAGCAGTGGGTGTCATGATTTCTCCTCAACACACTTATTTCATCAACTGTGGAGACTCAAGAGGTTTACTTTGTAGAAACAGGAAGGTTCATTTCTTCACACAAGATCACAAACCAAGTAATCCACTGGAGAAAGAGCGTATACAGAATGCAGGGGGTTCTGTAATGATTCAACGTGTGAATGGCTCTCTTGCTGTATCTAGAGCTCTTGGAGACTTTGATTACAAATGTGTCCATGGAAAAGGTCCTACAGAGCAGCTTGTCTCACCAGAGCCTGAAGTTTATGAAATTGAGAGATCCGAAGAAGATGATCAGTTTATCATACTGGCATGTGATGGTATCTGGGATGTTATGGGAAATGAAGAGCTCTGCGACTTTGTAAGATCCAGACTCGAAGTCACTGATGACCTTGAGAAAGTTTGCAACGAGATAGTCGACACCTGCTTATACAAG GGAAGTCGAGACAACATGAGTGTGATTTTGATCTGTTTTCCAAATGCACCAAAGGTATTGCCAGAGGCGGTGAAGAGGGAGGCAGAGTTGGACAAGTACCTGGAAAGCAGAGTAGAAG AGATCATAAAGAAGCAGGGTGAAGGAGTACCAGACTTAGTCCACGTGATGCGTACGTTAGCAACTGAGAGCATCCCAAACCTCCCGCCAGGGGGTGAATTGGCAAGCAA
- the PPM1A gene encoding protein phosphatase 1A isoform X1, protein MGAFLDKPKMEKHNAQGQGNGLRYGLSSMQGWRVEMEDAHTAVIGLPNGLDGWSFFAVYDGHAGSQVAKYCCEHLLDHITSNKDFKGSDGPPSVESVKNGIRTGFLQIDEHMRVISEKKHGADRSGSTAVGVMISPQHTYFINCGDSRGLLCRNRKVHFFTQDHKPSNPLEKERIQNAGGSVMIQRVNGSLAVSRALGDFDYKCVHGKGPTEQLVSPEPEVYEIERSEEDDQFIILACDGIWDVMGNEELCDFVRSRLEVTDDLEKVCNEIVDTCLYKGSRDNMSVILICFPNAPKVLPEAVKREAELDKYLESRVEEIIKKQGEGVPDLVHVMRTLATESIPNLPPGGELASKRSVIEAVYNRLNPYRNDDASGLNRNCCNFGHSRL, encoded by the exons ATGGGAGCATTTTTAGACAAGCCAAAGATGGAGAAGCATAATGCCCAAGGGCAGGGTAATGGGCTACGTTATGGGCTCAGTAGTATGCAAGGTTGGCGAGTTGAGATGGAGGACGCACATACAGCCGTTATTGGTTTGCCAAATGGACTTGATGGATGGTCATTTTTTGCTGTATATGATGGGCATGCTGGATCCCAGGTTGCCAAATACTGTTGTGAGCATTTATTAGATCACATCACAAGCAACAAGGATTTTAAAGGGTCTGATGGACCACCCTCTGTGGAAAGTGTAAAGAATGGAATCAGAACAGGTTTTCTGCAAATTGATGAGCATATGAGAGTAATATCTGAGAAGAAACATGGTGCAGATAGAAGCGGGTCAACAGCAGTGGGTGTCATGATTTCTCCTCAACACACTTATTTCATCAACTGTGGAGACTCAAGAGGTTTACTTTGTAGAAACAGGAAGGTTCATTTCTTCACACAAGATCACAAACCAAGTAATCCACTGGAGAAAGAGCGTATACAGAATGCAGGGGGTTCTGTAATGATTCAACGTGTGAATGGCTCTCTTGCTGTATCTAGAGCTCTTGGAGACTTTGATTACAAATGTGTCCATGGAAAAGGTCCTACAGAGCAGCTTGTCTCACCAGAGCCTGAAGTTTATGAAATTGAGAGATCCGAAGAAGATGATCAGTTTATCATACTGGCATGTGATGGTATCTGGGATGTTATGGGAAATGAAGAGCTCTGCGACTTTGTAAGATCCAGACTCGAAGTCACTGATGACCTTGAGAAAGTTTGCAACGAGATAGTCGACACCTGCTTATACAAG GGAAGTCGAGACAACATGAGTGTGATTTTGATCTGTTTTCCAAATGCACCAAAGGTATTGCCAGAGGCGGTGAAGAGGGAGGCAGAGTTGGACAAGTACCTGGAAAGCAGAGTAGAAG AGATCATAAAGAAGCAGGGTGAAGGAGTACCAGACTTAGTCCACGTGATGCGTACGTTAGCAACTGAGAGCATCCCAAACCTCCCGCCAGGGGGTGAATTGGCAAGCAA